One Panicum virgatum strain AP13 chromosome 9K, P.virgatum_v5, whole genome shotgun sequence genomic region harbors:
- the LOC120650050 gene encoding transcription factor TEOSINTE BRANCHED 1-like: MFPFCDSSSPMDLPLYQQLQLSPPSPKPGQSSTSSFFYYPCSPPFAAADASFHLSYLLGSAAAAGATPVIDSPSPELPLMEQAPAPATELDASACANAQGAGVSLDRASAAAARKDRHSKICTAGGMRDRRMRLSLDVARKFFALQDMLGFDKASKTVQWLLNTSKAAIQEIMTDDASSECVEDGSSSLSVDGKPNQAELGLLGGGDQQPKGNGGKKPAKPRKAATAPKPPRKSGNAHPVPDKETRAKARERARERTKEKHRMRWVKLASAIDVEAAAASVARDSRPSSMPNNLNHHSSSNMAACAAAELEERCSSTLNNGGRMQEITGASDVIIAFGGNGGYGGAGNYYCQEQWDLGGVVFQQNSRFY; the protein is encoded by the coding sequence ATGTTTCCTTTCTGTGATTCCTCAAGCCCCATGGACTTACCGCTTTACCAACAGCTGCAGCTCAGCCCGCCTTCCCCAAAGCCGGGCCAATCCAGCACCAGCAGCTTCTTCTACTACCCATGCTCCCctcccttcgccgccgccgacgccagctTCCACCTCAGCTACCTGCTcggtagcgccgccgccgcaggggccACCCCCGTGATcgactcgccgtcgccggagctgcCGCTGATGGagcaggcgccggcgccggcaacaGAGCTGGACGCCTCCGCCTGCGCCAATGCCCAAGGCGCCGGCGTCAGCCTCGAcagggcctccgccgccgccgcgaggaaaGACCGGCACAGCAAGATATGCACCGCCGGCGGGATGAGGGACCGCCGGATGCGCCTCTCCCTCGACGTCGCCCGCAAGTTCTTCGCGCTCCAGGACATGCTCGGCTTCGACAAGGCCAGCAAGACGGTGCAATGGCTCCTCAACACGTCCAAGGCCGCCATCCAGGAGATCATGACAGACGACGCGTCGTCCGAGTGCGTCGAGGACGGCTCCAGCAGCCTCTCCGTCGACGGCAAGCCCAACCAGGCGGAGCTGGGACTGCTGGGAGGAGGAGATCAGCAGCCCAAGGGTAACGGGGGGAAGAAGCCGGCCAAGCCAAGAAAGGCGGCAACCGCCCCAAAGCCGCCAAGAAAGTCCGGCAATGCTCACCCGGTCCCCGACAAGGAGACGAGGGCCAAGGCGAGGGAGAGGGCGAGGGAGCGGACCAAGGAGAAGCACCGGATGCGGTGGGTGAAGCTTGCATCAGCAATtgacgtggaggcggcggctgcctcGGTGGCGAGGGACAGCAGGCCGAGCTCGATGCCGAACAATTTGAACCACCACTCATCGTCAAACATGGCGGCGTGTGCTGCTGCTGAATTGGAGGAGAGGTGCTCATCAACCCTCAACAATGGAGGAAGGATGCAAGAAATCACAGGGGCGAGCGACGTGATCATAGCCTTCGGCGGCAATGGAGGAtacggcggcgccggcaacTACTACTGCCAAGAACAGTGGGACCTTGGTGGAGTCGTCTTTCAGCAGAACTCGCGCTTCTACTGA